A window of the Yersinia rochesterensis genome harbors these coding sequences:
- a CDS encoding S9 family peptidase, translating to MTIPPKADKRPYPMTMHGDIRTDDYYWLRDDERTDADVLNYLQAENEFTESVLKPLQPLRETLYQEMVSRIPPQEESVPYTRNGYRYQTRFEPGNEYAIYVRQPVWADSSWETLLDGNQRAAESEFYTLGGLDVSPDNQLLAVAEDFLSRRQYDIRVKHLQSDSWQQEVISNTSGSFEWANDSKTLYYVRKHEKTLLPYQVYRHVVGTDPASDQLIYQEADDTFYVGLEKTTSERFIVIHLSSTTTSEILLLDADQHEPLPQMFAPRRKDHEYGLDHYKQHFYLRSNKDGKNFGLYKIADAAKVPVDFADESQWLPLITPRTEVMLEGFSLFRDWLVVEERSEGLTHLRQIHWVTDEQKSVTFDDPTYVTWLAYNPEPETELLRYGYSSLTTPSSMYELNMDTGARQLLKQQEVKNFTPEKYRSERIWVTASDGVKVPVSLVYHRDHFAPGSNPLLVYGYGSYGSSMDPVFSGSRLSLLDRGFVFALAHIRGGGELGQQWYEDGKLLKKLNTFNDFIDVTKTLVAKGYGDANRVFAMGGSAGGLLMGVVINQAPELYKGVVAQVPFVDVVTTMLDESIPLTTGEYDEWGNPNDKAYYDYMKQYSPYDQVKAQDYPHMLVTTGLHDSQVQYWEPAKWVAKLREMKTDDHQLLLYTDMDSGHGGKSGRFKAYEDIALEYAFILSLA from the coding sequence ATGACCATACCTCCAAAGGCAGATAAACGCCCTTATCCGATGACGATGCACGGTGATATCCGTACAGATGATTATTATTGGCTACGTGATGATGAGCGCACTGATGCTGATGTCCTGAACTATCTGCAAGCTGAAAATGAGTTCACCGAGTCGGTGTTGAAGCCGCTGCAACCGCTTCGCGAAACTTTGTATCAGGAAATGGTTTCCCGCATTCCGCCCCAAGAAGAGTCCGTCCCCTATACCCGCAATGGCTACCGCTATCAAACACGTTTTGAACCGGGTAATGAATATGCCATTTACGTTCGCCAACCGGTTTGGGCGGATAGCAGTTGGGAAACCTTACTTGATGGTAATCAACGCGCGGCGGAAAGCGAGTTCTACACCTTGGGGGGCCTGGATGTTAGCCCAGATAATCAACTACTGGCAGTGGCTGAGGATTTCTTATCACGGCGTCAATATGATATCCGGGTAAAACATTTACAAAGTGATAGCTGGCAGCAGGAAGTTATCAGCAATACGTCGGGTAGCTTTGAATGGGCCAATGATTCAAAAACACTGTATTACGTGCGTAAGCATGAAAAAACGTTGCTGCCTTATCAAGTCTATCGCCATGTCGTGGGCACTGACCCTGCATCGGACCAGCTGATTTATCAGGAAGCGGACGATACATTCTATGTCGGGTTGGAAAAAACCACATCTGAGCGCTTTATTGTCATCCATCTCAGTAGCACCACAACATCTGAAATTTTACTGTTGGATGCCGATCAGCACGAGCCGCTGCCGCAAATGTTCGCGCCACGCCGCAAAGACCATGAATATGGTTTAGATCACTATAAGCAGCATTTTTATTTACGTTCGAATAAAGATGGCAAAAATTTCGGTCTATATAAAATCGCCGATGCAGCTAAAGTGCCCGTTGATTTCGCTGATGAATCTCAGTGGCTACCCTTAATTACGCCAAGAACAGAGGTTATGTTGGAAGGCTTTAGCCTATTCCGCGATTGGCTGGTGGTGGAAGAACGGAGTGAGGGATTGACGCATTTGCGGCAAATTCACTGGGTCACCGATGAACAGAAGTCGGTGACTTTTGATGACCCTACCTATGTCACTTGGTTGGCATATAACCCAGAGCCAGAAACTGAACTGTTGCGCTATGGTTATTCTTCCCTGACCACGCCAAGCTCCATGTATGAACTTAATATGGATACCGGCGCTCGTCAGTTGCTCAAGCAGCAGGAAGTCAAAAACTTCACACCAGAAAAATATCGTAGTGAGCGGATTTGGGTCACCGCATCGGATGGTGTCAAAGTGCCAGTTTCATTGGTTTATCATCGTGATCATTTTGCCCCAGGCAGTAACCCGCTGTTGGTCTATGGCTACGGCTCATATGGCAGCAGCATGGATCCGGTATTCAGTGGTAGCCGTTTAAGTCTGTTAGATCGTGGTTTTGTCTTTGCACTGGCGCATATTCGGGGTGGTGGGGAACTGGGGCAGCAATGGTATGAAGATGGCAAGTTGCTCAAGAAATTAAACACATTCAATGACTTTATCGATGTTACCAAAACATTGGTTGCCAAGGGTTATGGCGATGCTAATCGTGTTTTCGCTATGGGCGGTAGTGCGGGCGGCTTGTTGATGGGCGTTGTTATTAATCAGGCGCCTGAATTATACAAAGGTGTTGTGGCGCAGGTGCCATTTGTTGATGTGGTCACCACTATGCTGGATGAATCTATCCCTCTGACGACTGGCGAGTATGACGAGTGGGGCAATCCAAATGATAAGGCCTATTACGATTACATGAAGCAATATAGCCCATACGATCAGGTTAAAGCTCAAGATTATCCGCACATGCTGGTAACTACCGGGTTGCATGACTCTCAGGTTCAATATTGGGAACCCGCAAAATGGGTCGCGAAACTGCGAGAAATGAAAACTGATGACCACCAATTATTGCTTTATACCGATATGGATTCGGGCCATGGGGGTAAATCAGGGCGCTTCAAAGCTTATGAAGATATTGCTTTGGAATATGCTTTTATTCTCTCTCTAGCTTGA
- the ftnA gene encoding non-heme ferritin has product MLKTEMAQKLNEQLNLEFYSANLYLQMSAWCSDKGFEGAAAFLKEHSQEEMQHMQRLFEYLSGTGAMPVLGTISAPPTDFASLADVFKLTYEHEQLITTQINELAHVAMTTHDYSTFNFLQWYVSEQHEEEKLFKSILDKLALVGNSGNSLFFVDKDLKTMAAQSHVQA; this is encoded by the coding sequence ATGTTGAAAACAGAAATGGCTCAGAAGCTTAATGAGCAACTGAATCTGGAATTTTACTCTGCCAATCTTTATCTACAGATGAGTGCTTGGTGCAGTGATAAAGGCTTTGAAGGCGCGGCAGCATTTTTAAAAGAGCATTCTCAAGAAGAGATGCAGCATATGCAGCGTTTATTTGAATATCTGAGCGGAACGGGCGCTATGCCGGTATTGGGTACAATCAGTGCGCCGCCGACAGATTTCGCATCACTGGCTGATGTATTCAAACTGACTTATGAGCATGAGCAACTTATTACGACTCAAATTAATGAGCTTGCCCATGTCGCAATGACCACTCACGATTACTCTACATTCAACTTCCTGCAATGGTATGTGTCTGAACAGCATGAAGAAGAAAAACTGTTCAAATCTATTCTGGATAAACTGGCGCTGGTGGGTAATAGCGGCAATTCATTGTTCTTCGTCGATAAAGATCTGAAAACCATGGCTGCACAGAGCCACGTTCAGGCGTAA
- a CDS encoding YebY family protein, producing the protein MKGFVLTLSLLMLSVNAIAAGKIVTVSKFEFGKQWAFNREEVMLECRSGGALFVINPSTLAQYPLNDVATEQMKAGHVLAKPLDILLLDDSEKPGQKMSLEPFQQRATTLCQK; encoded by the coding sequence ATGAAAGGTTTTGTGCTGACATTATCATTACTGATGTTATCGGTAAACGCTATTGCTGCCGGGAAGATAGTGACCGTCAGTAAGTTTGAGTTTGGCAAACAATGGGCATTTAATCGAGAAGAAGTGATGTTGGAGTGCCGCTCAGGCGGGGCTTTATTTGTGATAAATCCAAGCACATTAGCACAATATCCACTCAATGATGTTGCGACTGAACAGATGAAAGCGGGGCATGTCCTGGCAAAACCGTTAGATATTTTATTATTGGATGACAGTGAGAAACCGGGCCAAAAGATGAGTCTGGAGCCTTTCCAGCAGCGCGCCACGACCTTATGTCAAAAGTAA
- the yqfB gene encoding N(4)-acetylcytidine aminohydrolase, with the protein MNREITFFRRFEADILADRKTITIRDSSESDFRPRETLRVCRNEDGVFFCHILVKSVTPITLDTLTQHHAEQENMSLDELKKVIKEIYPGLEQFYVIEFTQC; encoded by the coding sequence ATGAATCGTGAAATCACCTTCTTTCGCCGGTTTGAGGCGGATATTCTGGCCGATCGCAAAACGATCACTATCCGGGATAGCAGTGAATCCGATTTTCGCCCAAGGGAAACCCTGCGTGTATGTCGCAATGAAGACGGCGTATTTTTCTGCCATATTTTGGTTAAATCCGTCACTCCAATCACCTTGGATACACTGACGCAACACCATGCCGAGCAAGAAAATATGTCGCTGGATGAACTGAAAAAAGTGATTAAGGAGATCTATCCGGGGTTGGAACAGTTTTACGTGATTGAATTTACTCAGTGTTAA
- the yebF gene encoding protein YebF — translation MRKTGLALVVAVALAGAISSVQAQEPRVAKVPTCTGLNQSQVATQVKRDFLQNRITRWEADKKGLGTDSPVVWISAVDITGQDDIWQVPLTARGKKGDKNYQVVLDCKAGTIAYTLRA, via the coding sequence ATGAGAAAGACAGGACTCGCCTTAGTAGTGGCCGTCGCTTTAGCCGGTGCCATCAGTAGTGTACAGGCCCAGGAACCGCGGGTAGCAAAAGTCCCTACTTGTACTGGGTTAAATCAATCTCAGGTTGCGACTCAAGTTAAACGTGATTTTCTACAAAATCGTATAACACGTTGGGAAGCGGATAAAAAAGGGTTGGGTACTGATAGCCCGGTTGTCTGGATTAGCGCGGTAGACATTACAGGCCAAGATGATATCTGGCAGGTTCCATTGACCGCTCGTGGTAAAAAAGGCGATAAAAACTACCAAGTGGTGCTTGATTGTAAAGCTGGCACTATCGCCTATACCTTGCGTGCTTGA
- the yobA gene encoding CopC domain-containing protein YobA has translation MFIRKVRSSCRMLSALIVLFVGLSSQQALAHAHLKIESPAADATIGSAPEAVTLGFSEGIELGFSGVKVTGPDKNVVKTGELKLDPVNNTQLILPIDSALKAGKYDVSWHVVSVDGHKTKGTYSFTVK, from the coding sequence ATGTTTATTCGCAAAGTACGTTCTTCATGCCGCATGCTTTCGGCACTTATTGTGTTATTTGTTGGGTTATCCAGCCAGCAAGCCTTGGCTCACGCCCACCTGAAAATTGAATCTCCTGCTGCCGATGCGACCATTGGTTCAGCGCCAGAAGCCGTGACACTGGGTTTCTCTGAAGGAATTGAATTGGGTTTCAGTGGAGTGAAAGTGACTGGCCCAGATAAAAATGTTGTCAAAACAGGCGAGCTTAAATTGGACCCGGTCAATAACACACAATTAATCTTGCCGATCGATAGTGCATTGAAAGCTGGGAAATACGACGTTTCATGGCATGTGGTGTCTGTTGATGGCCATAAAACCAAAGGCACTTACAGCTTCACAGTGAAATAA
- the pip gene encoding prolyl aminopeptidase has product MEQLRGLYPAYEPYDSGLLDTGDGHQIYWELCGNPEGKPAVFIHGGPGGGIAPYHRQLFNPKKYKVLLFDQRGCGRSTPHASLDNNTTWHLVDDIERLREMAGVDNWLIFGGSWGSTLALAYGETYPERVSEMVLRGIFTLRKKELDWYYQDGASRFFPDKWQRVLSLLAPEEQGDVTAAYRKRLTSPDKAVQLEAAKIWSLWEGETVTLLPTKSAASFGEDDFALAFARIENHYFTHLGFLDSDNQLLDNVTRIRHIPAVIIHGRYDMACQPQNAWDLAKAWPEAELHIVEGAGHSFDEPGILHQLILATDKFARKS; this is encoded by the coding sequence ATGGAACAATTACGTGGGCTTTATCCAGCGTATGAACCTTACGATAGTGGCTTACTAGACACAGGTGATGGTCACCAGATTTACTGGGAACTCTGTGGCAACCCTGAGGGTAAGCCCGCGGTATTTATTCATGGTGGCCCTGGTGGCGGGATCGCGCCTTATCACCGGCAACTTTTCAACCCAAAGAAATACAAAGTATTACTTTTTGATCAACGCGGGTGTGGGCGTTCGACGCCCCATGCCAGCTTGGATAACAACACAACCTGGCATTTAGTTGATGACATTGAACGGCTGCGTGAGATGGCTGGCGTAGATAACTGGTTGATATTTGGCGGCTCTTGGGGTTCGACACTAGCATTGGCCTACGGTGAAACCTATCCCGAACGGGTCAGTGAAATGGTTTTGCGTGGGATATTCACTCTGCGTAAAAAAGAGTTGGATTGGTATTATCAGGACGGGGCTTCCCGCTTCTTCCCCGATAAATGGCAGCGCGTGTTATCCCTGTTAGCGCCAGAAGAGCAGGGCGATGTCACTGCGGCCTACCGCAAGCGGCTGACCTCACCGGACAAAGCGGTACAATTGGAGGCCGCAAAAATTTGGAGCTTGTGGGAGGGAGAAACAGTCACTTTACTGCCAACCAAAAGCGCGGCTTCTTTCGGTGAGGATGACTTTGCTCTGGCATTTGCCCGCATTGAGAATCACTATTTTACCCACTTGGGCTTTTTGGATAGCGATAACCAACTGCTCGATAACGTCACGCGCATTCGCCATATTCCTGCGGTAATTATTCATGGCCGATATGATATGGCTTGTCAGCCACAGAATGCGTGGGATTTAGCAAAAGCATGGCCAGAGGCTGAACTGCATATTGTCGAAGGTGCCGGACATTCCTTTGACGAACCAGGAATCTTGCACCAACTAATTCTTGCAACCGACAAATTTGCTCGAAAATCCTAG
- the exoX gene encoding exodeoxyribonuclease X translates to MYFRVIDTETCGLEGGIVEIASVDMVDGLLSNPMSDLVSPDRPISLDAMVIHHITEEMVEGKPRIAVAVRKYQGSPYYVAHNAPFDRGVLPEMGGQWICTLKLARMLYPDIKHSNQYLRYALRLNVSVPDNLYPHRALYDCYVTAALLQRIIRDSGWNAEQMVEMTQQPLLLQTFKFGKYRGKSIEQIARQDPDYLRWMLTSIADLTPDMRHTLTHYLT, encoded by the coding sequence ATGTATTTTCGTGTCATCGATACAGAAACTTGTGGTTTGGAGGGGGGTATTGTCGAAATCGCGTCTGTCGATATGGTGGACGGATTATTGAGCAACCCTATGAGTGACTTGGTTAGCCCAGACAGGCCAATCAGTCTCGATGCCATGGTAATTCACCATATCACGGAAGAAATGGTGGAAGGTAAACCGCGAATTGCCGTTGCAGTTAGAAAATATCAAGGGAGCCCGTATTATGTCGCTCATAACGCCCCCTTTGACCGCGGTGTGTTACCGGAGATGGGTGGTCAATGGATTTGCACCTTAAAGCTCGCCCGTATGCTCTACCCTGATATTAAGCACAGTAATCAATATCTGCGTTACGCTTTGCGCCTGAATGTTTCAGTGCCAGATAATCTTTATCCACATCGTGCTTTGTATGATTGTTATGTCACCGCCGCACTGTTGCAACGCATCATACGAGACTCTGGGTGGAACGCCGAGCAGATGGTGGAAATGACGCAACAACCGCTGTTGTTACAGACATTTAAGTTCGGGAAATATCGTGGAAAAAGTATTGAACAGATAGCCCGGCAAGATCCGGACTACCTGCGCTGGATGCTGACCTCAATTGCCGACCTTACGCCAGATATGCGCCATACCCTGACACATTATCTGACATAA
- a CDS encoding YebG family protein translates to MAVEIKFVVVRQGEEKMTFTTKKEADAYDKMLDLADNLSEWLAQSPLTLEEDQREALSFFLAENKDALGQILRGAQPAASAEGQPKAKVEKIASEKKSKPDENQAA, encoded by the coding sequence ATGGCCGTTGAAATAAAATTCGTCGTGGTAAGACAGGGTGAGGAAAAAATGACTTTCACAACCAAAAAAGAAGCCGATGCCTACGATAAAATGCTGGATTTGGCTGACAATTTGTCTGAATGGTTGGCACAGTCACCTTTAACACTTGAAGAAGATCAACGCGAGGCTCTGAGCTTCTTCCTTGCAGAGAACAAAGATGCATTAGGGCAAATTCTGCGGGGTGCCCAGCCAGCGGCCTCCGCCGAGGGGCAGCCAAAAGCGAAAGTTGAAAAAATCGCATCAGAGAAAAAATCCAAACCTGATGAAAATCAAGCGGCTTAA
- a CDS encoding DNA polymerase III subunit theta, with translation MGYNLAEFSDEETAKMNVDLAASGVAFKERYNMPVIPEMVAREQPDELREYFLQRLAHYRSESNKFSRLPYEPKMKS, from the coding sequence ATGGGATATAATCTGGCTGAGTTTTCTGATGAAGAAACAGCAAAAATGAATGTCGATCTGGCCGCTTCTGGGGTTGCATTTAAAGAGCGCTACAATATGCCGGTGATCCCTGAAATGGTTGCTCGAGAACAGCCGGATGAGCTACGTGAATACTTTTTACAGCGGTTGGCACACTACCGCAGTGAATCAAATAAATTCTCTCGCTTGCCGTATGAACCCAAAATGAAGTCATGA
- the copD gene encoding copper homeostasis membrane protein CopD has translation MSLATLFVLCRFLHFLAVMLMFGISVFTALLAPDRFSSILKNRLSPLLVFSTFVGLASAIGLLAIQAGMMGDGWADTYRLNVWWAVLGTRFGQIWQWHLGLSILSMWIALLGTIRVYYRLMVGCSTLLLASLAFIGHAAMHEGVLGWIHQINQVIHLLSAGYWIGCLPALLVCLAYTRHGDVKREAITTLIRFSSWGHLAVALVLSTGIINSIIILRETSLTLTSVYQMLLLSKVILVLFMIVIAVINRYLIVPMLRKLPTKAHYWLVVNSCAEIILGATVLLLVSFFATMAPI, from the coding sequence ATGTCTCTGGCGACTCTATTCGTTCTGTGTCGCTTTCTGCATTTTTTGGCGGTGATGCTGATGTTTGGCATCAGTGTTTTCACCGCCTTATTAGCACCAGACCGCTTCTCTTCGATACTCAAAAACCGCTTATCGCCTCTCCTTGTCTTCAGTACATTTGTGGGATTAGCCTCCGCTATCGGGCTGCTAGCTATCCAAGCTGGCATGATGGGTGATGGTTGGGCTGATACCTACAGACTAAACGTGTGGTGGGCGGTATTGGGCACCCGTTTTGGTCAGATATGGCAATGGCATCTCGGTTTATCCATATTGAGCATGTGGATAGCTTTGCTCGGCACAATCCGTGTTTATTATCGGCTGATGGTAGGCTGTTCAACGTTGCTATTAGCCAGTCTGGCCTTTATCGGGCACGCGGCGATGCACGAGGGTGTGCTGGGATGGATTCATCAGATCAATCAAGTTATACATCTGCTCAGTGCAGGTTATTGGATAGGATGTTTGCCCGCATTGCTGGTTTGCCTTGCATATACCCGCCATGGTGATGTTAAACGCGAAGCTATCACTACGTTAATTCGATTTTCAAGTTGGGGTCATTTGGCCGTGGCATTGGTATTGTCCACCGGAATTATTAATAGCATTATTATATTGCGTGAGACTTCTTTAACACTGACATCTGTTTATCAGATGCTATTACTCAGTAAAGTAATATTGGTGCTGTTTATGATTGTTATTGCTGTGATTAACCGCTACCTCATTGTCCCTATGTTGCGAAAATTGCCCACAAAAGCCCATTATTGGTTGGTTGTAAACAGCTGTGCTGAAATTATCCTTGGTGCAACGGTACTGCTTTTGGTGAGTTTTTTTGCGACGATGGCACCGATATAA